TAGTAGACAGTAGGAAGAAAGAATTGAGTGTCAAAGATAGTTCAGGTCTCAGTTGTAGAGAGAGTGGCTAAAAGACCCCAATCCTAGTGTGTTAGAGTTCTTTGTGTTTAGATCATTTTCTTTGTTAAACTTGATTGATTCTAAAGTTCTTACCTTTTTAACTCAgctttgttaaaaccctaatttcctgAAAATTCTTCTCACTTGTTACTGAGAGTTTTTAAAAAGATCTCCTTTACCTGTGGCTATGTGTTAGACTATTTCCTTCATTTTTAGTTCTATGTGATTACTTGACTATGTTGACTACTATGCTTCGAGTAGGTTCATTTACTACTGAGCCCTAGCCTACTCCTGTTACTACTGTacgtttgtgttgcttcttttatCAATATGGTTGACCTTGCATGATTGATACtcttgttcattcttctctatttatatggggAAGTGAAGAGTCagtgcagaatcatgattctTTCTTAATTGATCTTGATTGATTGcgaaggttttcttataaacccctaattccacccatttgtttgaattgatttattcatttcctttatttgttgtgaTATTGCACCcgtgctgaatcctttcccaaattaagtatattttgtacttagattTAATTTATTTACTCTATACTTTTAATATTCCctatatggtcagaaatcaatATTTCTCAAATtggttttctttccttaattattcctTTCAGTATCCGTTTGaacagtaattccttgattaaaggaaaatacttgtattaattgattctaattgtgattatttccatgtttgtgttaaaactttacttattaccgtattttctactcgttttcaaagctacAAATACCCTACCCACTTTTCTCTAAAGACACGAACAATTTAGTTCAGAACATACACTTAtacactcaaaactttctttctctactactacttgtgttattgctttgtctagccggctgaaagccaaggctagactgtggaatcctacttgttttacctttctgcactttgctttctcaattggtatgtcctagttaattttaaatcttcaacaacaacatgcttctttaattgtttcagtttctctcatTCTTGCCTACTTCTGCTTGTGATTCTGTCGTGAAAcctgcagtcaagttacattaccaACATGCTATAATGCCTCCCCTTTCACTTTAAATTAATgcactcccctatgtgtgtttcaagGCATACTTTGTCAGTCACTTAGTGTGTACTTGCCATCCCAAGTCCCTATCCATTCAATGTGCTTATGTTCTTTTTGACTAGCATGTGATCATGCCAGtatcagctattgttgtgcatgtccaactAGTTCTAAGACACTTGATGGGGTTATGTGTTTATAGTCAAATGTCGGTGTgtcccaaatcccttgacccctgcatgactactgattctgtgtgtgatcccatcttgggagttttgagttttgtttactactacAACTGATTTTAATCACCTTTGCtactgattgctttcaaaatggactatcATTCCAGTTTTTAAATAAATCCCTTTCAACCCATGTTCTGCACtaccactatactcttagaatttaggttctgccccttttgtgtgaaccttgccttgggacccttgagtttcctttgaacttggacacataagagctgatGCTTCCACACTACACACAcgctcttggttatgcaatccaGGTGTGGGCACTGCTCAGGatcctttgaggtccttagggaactctgacacacccagatatgagcaaggttttggaacaatattggaattgaagtggtttattacataactcagagaggcagtcaggatcaggcttcctatggttgtaacttcttatggTTGCACtgcttttgtaattcaatcatttggtctgtaatgATTTGTAAACAACTCTGGGGGTGGATAGTGTAATAGTAAGGGGTGACTATCCATGCTTTCACTAtcaaaagggtagaaaacatgttattaggtttacattcctacttgcatagaaaacatgttattcagacttcttttctgagttatataatgaatctgttTCTGACTTAAGAACCCTactttaggatttttaaattcagaccttaactgtgtatgaGACATACTATCTATGTGCATTCTTTGTAGAGGTATAACTACGCCTTCTACTTGCTTATGTGTTCCCCCTAAttgcagtcttatatgtttttgtatgtcgccttagtatttttcctttaaacctgagggtcatCCTAGAACCCCCctccttataggaatagtagtcttaaattcctccgggactgataggaagggacgggtaatagcatgcaataaaggTCTAGACCAATCATCGCTCTAATTACCTTCATGAGGTgggaaaggatagatatggatatgatgaccggtgcattaataccatgtgtatcccctATTCTGAGGAGTgccataccgggtattgcattgatgtgatccatattacaaacaaacctaggacacccctttatTTTTTACAAGTATTCTTAGactataactcttttcaaaaccttgcttttattgtttttcaaacacttgtgtatttaaactcaaaatgccctattatttgagcctttatttgtttattttctaattgcacaaattcaccaaaaactatctggccgggaaccacactagtggatccggaggggtgcctaacaccttcccgtTAGGATAATTTCATgcccttaccctatctttggTTATCAAATATAGTTGTAGTTggaccttataggtgccctaacacaccttaaaatctttaggtggcgactcttcaaattcccaattccctaaaaggaaatgagtcattacaccccttGAAATCGCTTCACcggtatactccgccgatggatcctaaACTACATACGACCTAATTCCGGTAAGattagggatatgtaggcaattcagaagccagggtgcgacCTAAATCTTCTTTAAACCGttccgctcggtcaaaattggccatcatatcgttacccgacaactctttcatcattctcgggtaaagaggggcagctccctatatatttttaatgtgcaaaataacttcaaaatagcatatatatgcatatataagcatgtccaaatgttttattatttttccataaattttaagggtttaaattgatttttttttatccataaaatcccaataattatttccaaaattatcattttgatAACTGATCTATTGGATTTTAATagtttatgccaaaatatggccaaagtgatttttacatattcttacaattttatttagtatttttaaagataaattgcacataattgcattATTGGctcttttaaggtttaattatgttttgTACGCATAAAATTgggtcctatatttttaaattgttttttatgtgttacaaatcattttagtactttcaatttattttcagaaaactaTTTGCTGTTTTTTacaaattaaaaagggaaaagtggctatttaactcTTAGCcacatttggctttcaattataaccaaattgaaccccaatttcccaacccaattCCAATTAAAACCCGCCCCTAACCCAATCAAATCCTAACCGACCCAGACCCCCtctcatcctggccgttgatctctgagatcaacgtcCCCTATTCAATCTTAcctttttttaacccaaacgaccgccctaacctaaatcatttctaccaacccgccgcccttgaatcccttctcctctcaaactctctctgaaaACCTAAGGCTAACCCCAGCCACCGccacccaaatccaccctaaTCCCCTTTGATTCTCACCTAATCAATGGACTCCCTGGGTGTTTGAGACGTGTACTCGTCTCCTACGTCCCCTGGTGGCCCGCTTGTGTGATTTTTTGGACAGATCTCGAAGAAATCTGGTCCAATCCTTGCTCAACTCCTATCCATGGCCTCTTTCCGGCCATTCGTGGCTGCTCGAGTCAGATCCttggcttttccggctagatcggtaacctTTCAAAGATTTTCTCACTTTtctgggttttctgaaaccctaaccgttaagatctttcaattttctttcagatctatcttagatttgtgtatgttatgaacctaTTAAGTGTTTTCCTCAAAGCTTTTCCGATTATTTTTTTCAAAGCAACTTTCCATCTTAAAAAATTAGGATTTCTTAAACTctttttaaaagatctcttctccgattttcagtgttgttttagGATTTCACTATGTTTAAATGGTTTGTTTACGTTcttcttctacctggttcatgatacgctcaaattaccctttaattaaatagtgtaagacgatcagtgtcaaatataataacccaacaagttTGGGGTCGAATCgcacagggaataggtgtgaaaaggttactcaaaTAGTGTGTTACTTGACTAATGTCGTAATTCTATTCAGTTAATGGTAACAAGAGTATTAAttgagtttggtttgaagaaataactaattgtGATATTGAGagtgtaaataatttgattaaagaaaccaaggttgtgtccccttcaatgTAGTGTAATGCTAtcagtgttaatatgatatatttctaatggaaggttcttttgatatgcaaattaattctaaatgactacccaatatttttcaatagttggCTAGTATTTCCTCTTTACGATTTTGACAAAtgtaaaagagttgcaattaagaataATCAATATATACCAAATAAAACCCagttattcctaagcgattctattaaacaaggtttaaagccttgagtctttgatatttacttctaccaaattccaACCCACTTTCCAAGCAAAGTatgaatttaatggcacttgttaatgtttgcaaccaccaataataaatgaagaatgagaagtaaataaatatcaaccaaccattatatatatattcaatgttaaacacccattaatataacacccatttagggtccacaaccttactATTTAAAGTTAACTACACAtactaaaatacaaaaggaagagaatatttaatgccataaagcttacaaagtgaaagattcttgatcccaaaagcttccaaaagagaagAATATTAAATCCTTGTATTGTAGCTCCAAAATCAGATAAGATGTccccacaaaaccccaataaatctatttattgtgggtcaaaactcgggacaaaatttggacaaaaataccctttccAATTAAATATGCGACCGCATATCTGATGCATAACAGACATGTGGTCCTCTTGACATAACCATCGCATCTTCAAACCCTAGTTTCCAGTCCTTCATCACATTGATGTTCTACGGTCCGCATTGTAGATATACGATCACATTTCGTGTCGCATTTTCTGCCTACAACAATCTTCATGTCgagtttgcggtccattatgcggctcGCAAACAGGTTATGCGATCGCAGGTTGGACCGCATTTCTTGCTCTGGACTTTGCCCAGAAATTTGTTGTGGTTTGCGATTCCCTTGCACATTCTGCGGCTCGCATGTTGGATTTGCGATCGCATATCCACATTTGCGATGcctttttgctcttttcttgtctttttgtggctttttgatttcatttccatgctcttaatccttaaacctcatacactgcaaaaaacattaaaattacataagtataaaagacAATTGCATCTAAAACAaactaaaatctaagcaatttgtatcAAATGTGCTGAAATTATCCGGCatatcaacacccccaacttaaactctttCTTGTCCTTAAGCAACTAAGACAACACTATCCTATTCTAGACTCCATCTAAAATATATGAAACAATAGTGATCATGGACGGTGTTTGTTGTTAGTACTACAAGCATGCATTTGCGATTGCTTTACCCTTCCTGAACCATCAATATTTACAAAGAAACTAATTAACTTGTGAAACTTTAAGCCTCGACCAATTTGTCAAAATATTACCCTCAATTGAGTGCACTTGCATTTGACTCAAAAACTCAACTTCTGTTCAACCTCACaattcatgtgccctcactaGGAAGAATCTCCCAAAATCACAATATTTACAATGACAACAAAAAGGGACGAATTCACAAATACACTCACTCCCAGaaagagtttcaagtgttacaacataccataccataggcttgcccttattttaattagttgttttattctAAGAATGCTCGATTGGCATCATGATAGATCGACGGCCAATAATAACCACATTCAATCACCTTATCCGCCGTTTGATTTCCCCCATGGTGACCCCCAACCGGTGAATCATCGAATGCCTTTAGAATTGGCATAATCTCTTCTTTTGGAACACACCTTATAATGattttgtcagcacaaacacGAAACAAGAATGGTTCTTCCCAATAGTATTGTCGACAATCTCTCTAGAACTTCTTCATTTGATAGGATTCCAATCCCTCTGGAATAAGGTCACCAACCAAGTAGttagcaatatcagcataccaAGGAGCAAAAGTGCTAGATAGTGCGAATATGTGTTCATCCTGGAATGCATCATTGATTTCAAGATCTCCCTTTGGCCTTCCTGCCTCTTCAAGCCTTGATAAATGATCCGCTACTTGATTTTGAGTTCCCTTGCGATCCTTGACCTCGAAGTCAAATTCTAGCAACAACAAGACCCAAAGAATCAACCGAGGTTTTGCATCCTTCTTTTCCATGAGATAGCAAAGAGCAGCATGATCTGTGTACACTATCACCTTGGATCACAACAAATAAGCCCAGAAATTCTCAAAGGCATAGACAATGGCAAGAAGTTCTTGCTCAGTCATCGTGTAAGTCATTTGCACCCCATTGAGTGTCTTACTTGCATAATAGACTGGGTGGAGAAACTTGTTGTGACGTTGGCCAAGCATTGATCCAATAGCTACACTACTGGCGTCACACATGAGATCGAAAGGAAGAGACCAATCGGGTGTGACAATATTAGGTGTTGTGGTTAGCCTTTGCTTCAATTCCTTAAAGGCTTTGAGACATTTCTCGTCAAACACAAATTTGGcatctttctcaaggagtttgcacataggatttgcaatcttggaaaaatccttgatgaaatgcctatagaaaccggcatgccccaagaaacttcgaacacctttaacggaagtaggaggaggaagcttgGAAATAATCTCGATCTTTGCCCGGTCAACCTCTatgccatgttttgaaattttatgccccaatacACTACCTTCATCCACCATGAAATGGAATTTCTCCCAGTTGAGCACAAGGTTGGTCTCTTCACATCTCTTAAGCACTTGTCTAAGATTGTTAAGATAGTGCTCAAAAGAGTCACCTACCACCGAGAAGTCGTCCATGAAAACCTCTagaaaatcctccaccatgttaGTGAAAATGGACATCATACATCTTTGAAAAGTAGCTAGagcattgcacaaaccaaatgtCATCCGGCTAAAAGCAAAAGTTCCATAAGGGTGAATgttgtcttctcttgatcctccaatatgatgttgatttggttgtaaccggaatatccatcaagaaagcaatagaatgaccttcccgctagccgatcaagcatttgatcaataaaaggtaTAGGGAAATGGTCTTTGCATGTGGCATTGTTGAGCTTCCGATAATCCATACACACCCTCCATCCGGTCGCCGTTCTTgttgggatgagctcatttttatcattttcaatcaCGGTTATGCctccctttttcggcacacattgcaccaggCTTACCCAAGAACTATCGGCAATAGGGTAGactaccccgacatccaaccacttgatgatttctttctttactaCCTCTTGCATGGATGAGTTCAACCGTCATTGATATTCCACACTTGGTTTCGTCTCACTCTCCAATTGGATCTTGTGTTCGCAAATTTCGGGGGAAATCCCTCGGATATCCGCAATTGTCCATCCAATGGCTTGCCTATTCTCCTTCAAGACTTCCAACaattgttctacctgcacatcattaaacaaagaagaaaagattaccggtaaagtatcatttgagccaagaaatttatacctcaagtaTGGTGGAAGTGGTTTGAGCTCTAGTTGCGGTGGCTCAATAATAGAAGGTTTTGCGGGAGGAGTGACTATATTCCCCAAGTCGACAGAGAGCTTTGCTGGAGCATAAGTGTAGGACCCAAGCCCCTCCAATGCATTTACCGATTTCATATATCCTTCAATATCTTCACCATCAAAGTTCACCAAAATAACCGCCAACGCCTCAGCAAGGCATTGTTCGTCCATCTTCAATTCAACTGCATCTTCCACTtcatcaacaacatcaatcactgAGATGCTCTCATATTCATGTGGTAGTTTCATACCCTTGCTTTCTTAGAATGTGACCTCTTCATCATTCACACGAAATTTGATATCATTTCATTTTGAATCCGTTAATGCTCTTCCTGTGGCTAGGAATAGTCTCTCCaaaatgatagggatctctttgtcaacTTCACAATCAAGGATTACAAAATCGGCGGGTAAATGAAACTTCCCCACTTTAATAAgcacatcatcaacaattcccACCAGTCTCTTTATGGAGCGATCAGCCATTTGCAATATCATACTTGTGGGCCTTGTCATACCTAACCCCGCTTGTTTGTAAATGGCAAAAGGCATCAAGTTGATGCTATCCCCATTATCACAAAGGGATCTTGCAAAATTATGTGCCCCAATAGTACAAGGAATGGTAAAAGCTCCCGagtcttctttcttttgaacggTAGATGTtgaaatgatgaaactaactcgGTGAGTCACATCCACCACTTCATTTTTTGTGGTCCTCTTCTTGGtaatcaaatctttcaaatatttagcaaaacccgacatctcttgAAATGCATCCACAAATGGAATATTCACTGATAATCTCTTGAGAATGTCATCGAACTTTTCGAGTTTGCTATCGTCAACCTTCCTAGCAAGTCTTTGAGGGATTGGAGGAGGAGTTCTAGGAAAAGTTGGTGGAGTTTTTggtgtctcttttaccttttcctttacctcTTCCCGGTTTTCTTGTTGCACTTTCAACTCTTCcggaaccttttcaacttcaacaaCACTTGGCACTTCAACCTCAACTTGATGTTTGGACTCTTCAACTTCAACCACTTGTTCACTCCCACCTTGTAGTACCTTCCCACTCCGAGTAGTAATCCCCATGACATGAGAAGTTGGACCACTCCCACTACCTTGGGGTTCACAATTGTGTCACTTGGAAGTGTCCCTTTTTGCTTCGGATTTTGTTACCTAGAGAggtctctcatttgcatctccaatttttgaatggaTGCGGTATGAGAACCAACAAGCTCGATCATATTCCTCATAGAAGTGTCGGACAtctcttgattttgcaatacccATTCAAGCATGCCTTCCAACTTAGACTCACTTGAGGAACATTGATTTGAATATTGACCCTTTGGAGgaacataagggtttgaactccgatttgggaagtttttgttgttgttccaattaccttgatttgaGCTGCCTTGGTCATTTCTCCATTGTTGGTTGCCTTGTCCTTGCGGG
This genomic stretch from Nicotiana sylvestris chromosome 9, ASM39365v2, whole genome shotgun sequence harbors:
- the LOC138878382 gene encoding uncharacterized protein; translated protein: MGITTRSGKVLQGGSEQVVEVEESKHQVEVEVPSVVEVEKVPEELKVQQENREEVKEKVKETPKTPPTFPRTPPPIPQRLARKVDDSKLEKFDDILKRLSVNIPFVDAFQEMSGFAKYLKDLITKKRTTKNEVVDVTHRVSFIISTSTVQKKEDSGAFTIPCTIGAHNFARSLCDNGDSINLMPFAIYKQAGLGMTRPTSMILQMADRSIKRLVGIVDDVLIKVGKFHLPADFVILDCEVDKEIPIILERLFLATGRALTDSK